The following are encoded together in the Parabacteroides chongii genome:
- the rhuM gene encoding RhuM family protein, whose amino-acid sequence MGLTNTSQPDKVHKADISISKNYLSEDEINMLKLIVEQFLAYAEAQAMAHKPMYMRDWIEKLKLVLTLNEKSILEDAGCISHQLAVQKAGQEYDKYKQIQRSLERLNSIKELDEDIKRLKGKNTGKPGTNF is encoded by the coding sequence ATGGGCTTGACCAATACTTCTCAGCCTGATAAAGTGCATAAAGCGGATATTTCCATTAGTAAAAACTATCTGAGTGAAGACGAGATAAATATGCTGAAGCTGATTGTCGAACAGTTTCTGGCTTATGCCGAAGCACAGGCAATGGCTCACAAGCCGATGTATATGCGGGACTGGATAGAAAAACTGAAGCTCGTTTTGACTCTCAATGAAAAGAGCATTTTGGAGGATGCCGGTTGTATTTCTCATCAACTAGCCGTTCAAAAGGCAGGACAAGAATACGATAAGTATAAACAGATACAACGCTCATTGGAACGCTTAAACAGTATTAAAGAATTGGATGAAGATATAAAACGGTTGAAAGGCAAGAATACAGGAAAGCCCGGCACTAACTTCTAA
- a CDS encoding cyclically-permuted mutarotase family protein: MYDKSIITGWLILLLFSLAGCNHSTSEKTTNIMINWNKLPDLPGMADTASLGVSAPFTGISNGMLLVAGGCNFPDKPVTEGGAKKYYSDIFALDLSNPAGGWKKAGNLPFPVAYGAAVTTPEGIICIGGNNSDTFFPDVRLLSWNTTDEKAEINILRSLPAPMDNLSATYTDHTVYVAGGNENMLPCNSFLSMDLTAGSNWVNLPDFPGAARVQPVLTAQKSADGVRIYLAGGFQPIQNDTEAIVPHDMLSYHPATKTWRTEAELPLFKDGKHRTFTGGCAVSYSDSSILLMGGVNYDRFLAAVNRPKLIEAAEAKGDTTLVNTLQEEGKAYMHHPVEWYKFNTALLQYNTFTKEWTDLGDYEPLARAGAGAILKGDSLIIVNGELKPGIRTPQVNLAIIK, translated from the coding sequence ATGTACGACAAATCAATAATAACCGGATGGTTGATCCTCCTGCTTTTTTCATTGGCAGGATGTAACCATTCTACATCTGAAAAAACAACAAACATCATGATCAACTGGAATAAATTACCCGACCTGCCGGGCATGGCAGATACCGCATCACTGGGAGTATCGGCTCCGTTTACCGGCATAAGTAACGGAATGCTACTGGTAGCCGGTGGTTGCAACTTCCCCGACAAACCTGTCACAGAAGGCGGTGCAAAAAAATACTACAGCGACATATTCGCCCTCGACCTTTCCAACCCGGCCGGCGGATGGAAAAAAGCGGGTAATCTTCCTTTTCCGGTAGCCTACGGCGCAGCAGTTACTACCCCCGAAGGTATTATCTGCATCGGAGGAAACAATAGCGACACCTTCTTCCCGGATGTACGCCTGCTATCCTGGAATACGACCGATGAAAAGGCGGAAATCAATATACTGCGATCTCTTCCGGCACCCATGGACAATCTTTCTGCAACCTATACAGACCACACGGTGTATGTTGCCGGAGGAAACGAAAATATGCTTCCATGCAATAGTTTCCTCTCCATGGACTTAACAGCAGGAAGTAATTGGGTAAACCTGCCTGACTTCCCGGGAGCCGCCCGCGTCCAGCCTGTTTTAACAGCCCAAAAGTCAGCAGACGGTGTACGCATCTACCTAGCCGGAGGTTTCCAGCCCATTCAGAACGATACGGAAGCGATCGTACCTCACGATATGCTCTCGTACCATCCGGCAACAAAAACGTGGAGAACGGAAGCAGAACTGCCTTTATTCAAAGATGGAAAACATCGCACCTTCACCGGAGGTTGTGCAGTCTCTTATAGCGACAGTTCAATCCTGCTGATGGGTGGTGTCAACTACGACCGTTTCCTTGCCGCCGTCAACCGTCCGAAGCTGATCGAGGCAGCCGAAGCCAAAGGAGACACGACTTTGGTCAATACGTTACAGGAGGAAGGCAAAGCTTATATGCACCATCCGGTGGAATGGTACAAATTCAACACAGCTTTGTTGCAATACAACACATTCACTAAAGAATGGACCGATCTGGGCGACTACGAACCATTAGCCCGTGCTGGAGCAGGAGCCATACTCAAAGGCGACAGCCTCATCATCGTCAACGGCGAATTAAAGCCGGGTATCCGTACCCCACAGGTCAACCTGGCCATCATAAAATAA